The Urbifossiella limnaea genome has a window encoding:
- a CDS encoding glycosyltransferase family 87 protein yields MAPRLRSALVAVVGLLVAGVAADRVVNSPAFLNPRDFLEFWSAGAVVARGGNPYDPDVLLAEQRRAEPGRDAAVMMWNPPWSLAVYVPVGLLPVRWATLVWIGLQLAAVMLSCDWLWRVYRGPARLRWVPQVLGLTFAPVVWNVLYGQNAGLLLLGLAGFVHFRVAGKPGRAGACAALTALKPHLLAVFGVLLVLDAMSRPGRTALASGVGTLAAALGGVLLLNPDVVEQFARATAYPPPGAVPLTEWVLPVASYWLRVLVAPERFWVQFMPCAAACVVIAAWRWKRGERWDWPAALPWAVWASVLATPYGGWVFDLAVLLVPVVAVAARLAAGSRLVALALFTLGQLGVTTVSLAWAGSLPGFFWVAPVVLLLCVAAGMTRPAARGS; encoded by the coding sequence ATGGCGCCGCGTCTGCGGTCGGCGCTGGTTGCGGTCGTGGGGTTGCTCGTCGCCGGGGTCGCGGCCGACCGGGTGGTGAACAGCCCGGCGTTTCTCAACCCTCGCGACTTCCTCGAATTCTGGTCCGCCGGCGCCGTCGTGGCCCGCGGCGGCAACCCCTACGACCCCGACGTGCTTCTCGCCGAGCAGCGCCGCGCCGAGCCGGGCCGCGACGCCGCGGTGATGATGTGGAACCCCCCGTGGTCGCTGGCCGTGTACGTACCCGTGGGGCTGCTGCCGGTTCGCTGGGCGACGCTCGTGTGGATCGGCCTCCAGCTCGCCGCGGTCATGCTGAGCTGCGATTGGCTCTGGCGAGTGTACCGCGGCCCGGCTCGGTTGCGGTGGGTGCCCCAGGTGCTCGGCCTCACCTTTGCTCCCGTCGTGTGGAACGTGCTGTATGGCCAGAACGCCGGGCTGTTGCTCCTGGGGTTGGCCGGCTTCGTTCACTTCCGCGTGGCGGGGAAGCCGGGGCGCGCCGGGGCGTGCGCCGCGCTCACGGCGCTGAAGCCGCACTTGCTCGCGGTGTTCGGCGTGCTGCTCGTCCTGGACGCGATGAGCCGCCCCGGGCGAACCGCGCTCGCGTCCGGTGTCGGCACTCTGGCGGCAGCCCTCGGCGGCGTGCTGCTGCTGAACCCGGACGTTGTTGAGCAGTTCGCCCGGGCCACGGCTTACCCGCCGCCCGGAGCGGTTCCGCTGACGGAGTGGGTGCTGCCGGTCGCGTCGTACTGGCTGCGCGTCCTCGTCGCCCCGGAGCGCTTCTGGGTGCAGTTCATGCCATGTGCCGCGGCGTGCGTGGTCATCGCGGCATGGCGGTGGAAGCGGGGCGAGCGCTGGGACTGGCCGGCGGCGCTGCCGTGGGCGGTGTGGGCGTCGGTTCTGGCGACGCCTTACGGCGGCTGGGTGTTCGACTTGGCCGTGCTACTCGTGCCGGTCGTCGCGGTCGCGGCCCGCCTCGCGGCCGGATCGCGGCTCGTGGCGCTGGCGCTGTTCACCCTCGGGCAGCTCGGTGTCACCACCGTGTCGCTGGCGTGGGCGGGCTCGCTGCCGGGGTTCTTCTGGGTCGCGCCGGTGGTCCTGCTCCTCTGCGTGGCCGCGGGAATGACACGCCCCGCGGCACGCGGTTCGTAG
- a CDS encoding S1C family serine protease yields the protein MKRITALFAAALVGITPAVRAQPLVQVAETVNGKLVKIFGAGGFTRLNNFGTGVLVSPDGHILTVANSLIDTPNLVVHLYDGRRLKAEVMVIEPELDAALLRVVVEGKKAGEPTGLDLAFYDIAAEAKRPIAAPGDTAVGFTNQFEIALRDEPLTAQKGVIGAYTKLSGKLGSFDFPYKGDVYVTDAITNNPGSAGGALVNRKGELLGVIGRELKNNVTNTWMNYAVPVGAKVDVTVKEKDKDATVTVSLPEFVAKGMKGEYRPTKRERPTAGEGGWAGIVFVPNVLARTPAYVEAVLPGSPAEKAKLQPDDLVSFVDGEPVASIAAFDDYLRTKTRPGSTIRLEVRRGGTLQPVELTLTAPPARAAVAAPPKK from the coding sequence GTGAAGCGAATCACTGCACTCTTCGCCGCCGCCCTCGTCGGCATCACTCCCGCCGTGCGGGCGCAGCCGCTCGTGCAGGTGGCCGAGACGGTGAACGGCAAGCTCGTCAAAATCTTCGGGGCCGGCGGGTTCACCCGGCTGAACAACTTCGGCACCGGCGTGCTCGTCTCGCCCGACGGCCACATCCTCACCGTGGCCAACTCCCTCATCGACACCCCCAACCTCGTCGTCCACCTGTACGACGGCCGCCGCCTCAAGGCGGAGGTGATGGTGATCGAGCCCGAACTCGATGCCGCGCTGCTGCGGGTGGTCGTGGAGGGGAAGAAGGCCGGCGAGCCGACCGGCCTCGACCTCGCGTTCTACGACATCGCGGCCGAGGCCAAGCGCCCCATCGCCGCGCCCGGCGACACGGCCGTCGGCTTCACGAACCAGTTCGAGATCGCCCTCCGCGACGAGCCGCTGACGGCCCAGAAGGGCGTCATCGGCGCGTACACGAAGCTCAGCGGCAAGCTCGGCTCGTTCGACTTCCCGTACAAGGGCGACGTGTACGTCACCGACGCCATCACGAACAACCCCGGCTCGGCCGGCGGGGCGCTGGTCAACCGCAAGGGCGAACTGCTCGGCGTGATCGGCCGCGAGCTGAAGAACAACGTGACGAACACGTGGATGAACTACGCCGTCCCGGTCGGCGCGAAGGTCGACGTGACCGTGAAGGAGAAGGACAAGGACGCGACGGTGACGGTCAGCCTGCCGGAGTTCGTGGCGAAGGGGATGAAGGGCGAGTACCGCCCCACGAAGCGCGAGCGGCCGACGGCCGGTGAGGGCGGGTGGGCCGGCATCGTGTTCGTGCCGAACGTGCTGGCGCGGACGCCGGCGTACGTGGAGGCCGTGCTGCCGGGGTCCCCAGCGGAAAAGGCAAAGCTGCAACCCGACGACCTGGTGAGCTTCGTGGACGGCGAGCCGGTGGCGAGCATCGCCGCGTTCGACGACTACCTCCGCACCAAGACGCGGCCGGGGAGCACGATCCGGCTGGAGGTGCGCCGCGGCGGCACGCTGCAACCCGTGGAGCTGACGCTGACGGCGCCGCCGGCGCGGGCGGCGGTGGCGGCGCCACCGAAGAAGTGA
- a CDS encoding NAD(P)H-hydrate dehydratase, with amino-acid sequence MSDAAATPVFELPRMPRRAADGHKGTYGQVLAVAGSRGMAGAAVLVGRGALRAGAGLVRVACPAEVQPTVAAGHPCYMTVPLRQHVDGTLGAGVAAELIELGRAANAIAIGPGLGQADDAAALVKAVLRELPRTPTVVDADGLNALAPLGDDFRDRPMPLVLTPHPGEFARLAGVATHDAVARRAELAVGFAWKTGAVVLVKGPGTVVTDGRRVYRNTTGNPGMATGGSGDVLTGVVAALLARGLSPFDAAVLGAWVHGRAGDIAAAAIGQTGLTAADLPDYLSAAFRELEARW; translated from the coding sequence ATGAGCGACGCCGCGGCCACGCCGGTCTTCGAACTACCGCGGATGCCGCGCCGCGCGGCGGACGGCCACAAGGGCACGTACGGCCAGGTGCTCGCCGTCGCCGGCAGCCGCGGCATGGCCGGGGCCGCGGTCCTCGTCGGCCGCGGGGCGCTGCGGGCCGGGGCCGGTCTCGTCCGCGTCGCGTGCCCGGCCGAGGTTCAGCCCACCGTCGCCGCCGGCCACCCGTGCTACATGACGGTGCCACTCCGCCAGCACGTCGACGGTACTCTCGGCGCGGGCGTCGCGGCAGAGTTGATCGAGCTCGGCCGCGCCGCCAACGCAATTGCGATCGGCCCCGGGCTCGGCCAGGCCGACGACGCCGCGGCACTGGTGAAGGCCGTGCTCCGCGAGCTACCGCGGACGCCGACGGTCGTGGACGCCGACGGGCTGAACGCCCTCGCCCCGCTCGGCGACGACTTCCGCGACCGGCCGATGCCGCTCGTGCTCACGCCGCACCCCGGCGAGTTCGCGCGGCTGGCCGGCGTCGCCACCCACGACGCCGTGGCGCGCCGCGCGGAACTGGCCGTCGGCTTCGCGTGGAAGACCGGCGCCGTCGTGCTGGTGAAGGGCCCGGGCACGGTCGTGACCGACGGCCGGCGCGTGTACCGGAACACGACCGGCAACCCCGGCATGGCCACCGGCGGCAGCGGCGACGTGCTCACCGGCGTGGTCGCCGCACTGCTGGCTCGTGGGCTGTCGCCGTTCGACGCGGCCGTGCTCGGCGCCTGGGTCCACGGCCGGGCCGGCGACATTGCCGCGGCCGCGATCGGCCAGACCGGCTTGACCGCCGCCGACCTCCCCGACTACCTCTCCGCCGCGTTCCGCGAACTGGAAGCCCGCTGGTAA
- a CDS encoding 3-keto-disaccharide hydrolase, translating into MTRKLCTAVLILAAGGVALAVQQGWESGIIWPEPKVVAPGDAPGAPPADAVVLFDGKDLSKWVNGDKWEIKDGYAVVRNADITTKESFGDYQLHVEFATPEVVKGSGQGRGNSGVFLSNRYEVQVLDSFGNKTYFDGQCAALYKQMPPMVNASRGPGQWQTYDIVYTAPRFGDDKKLTKPGHVTVIHNGVVVQNHYELTGTTWFHQAPAYEPHPPKQPIRLQNHGDPVKYRNIWLRELTPVVGKMPAPKS; encoded by the coding sequence ATGACCCGGAAACTCTGTACCGCCGTCCTCATCCTCGCCGCCGGCGGCGTTGCTCTCGCCGTCCAGCAGGGCTGGGAGAGCGGCATCATCTGGCCGGAGCCGAAGGTGGTCGCGCCCGGCGACGCCCCCGGCGCCCCGCCGGCCGACGCCGTCGTGCTCTTCGACGGCAAGGACCTGTCGAAGTGGGTCAACGGCGACAAGTGGGAGATCAAGGACGGCTACGCCGTGGTCCGCAACGCCGACATCACCACGAAGGAGTCCTTCGGCGACTACCAGCTACACGTCGAGTTCGCCACGCCGGAGGTGGTGAAGGGGAGCGGCCAGGGGCGCGGCAACAGCGGCGTCTTCCTGTCGAACCGGTACGAGGTGCAGGTCCTCGACTCGTTCGGCAACAAGACGTACTTCGACGGCCAGTGCGCCGCCCTGTACAAGCAGATGCCGCCGATGGTGAACGCCAGCCGCGGGCCGGGCCAGTGGCAGACGTACGACATCGTCTACACGGCCCCGCGGTTCGGCGACGACAAGAAGCTGACGAAGCCGGGACATGTGACCGTCATCCACAACGGCGTGGTCGTGCAGAACCACTACGAGCTGACGGGGACGACGTGGTTCCATCAGGCGCCGGCCTACGAGCCGCACCCGCCGAAGCAGCCGATCCGGCTGCAGAACCACGGCGACCCGGTGAAGTACCGCAACATCTGGCTGCGCGAACTGACGCCGGTCGTGGGCAAGATGCCGGCGCCGAAGTCGTGA
- a CDS encoding NAD(P)/FAD-dependent oxidoreductase has translation MAGGAQHRVVIVGGGFAGLNAARGLAKAPCRVTLIDRRNFHLFQPLLYQVATGALSPANIAAPLRSILRRQRNTNVLLGEVTGFDLGAKTVSLRDGATVPFDTLVLATGATHTYFGHDDWADLAPGLKTVEDATEIRRRVLSAFERAEREPDPKARERLLTFVVVGGGPTGVEMAGAISELARQTLRNDFRAINPRDSRIILVEGQTRVLGAFHEKLSAYALNALHKLGIEVRLDCHVVGVQADQVEVKADRPDAVAAAIPTETVIWAAGVKASGLGKLLADAVGGVPTDRPGRVTVNPDCTVGSRSDVFVLGDLAVQTGADGKPLPGVAPVAMQQGDYVGGVIAARLKGDTSPPRPFKYWDKGSMATIGMAKAVAETNGLRLTGVLAWLAWLFIHILYLARFENRVLVLWQWAFNYFTRNRAARLITGENAANPAEPHRAVPPGEAVVKG, from the coding sequence ATGGCAGGCGGCGCGCAGCACCGGGTGGTGATCGTCGGCGGCGGGTTCGCCGGCCTGAACGCCGCCCGCGGCCTGGCCAAGGCGCCGTGCCGCGTCACCCTCATCGACCGGCGCAACTTCCACCTGTTCCAGCCGCTCCTGTACCAGGTCGCCACCGGCGCCCTCTCCCCGGCCAACATCGCCGCCCCGCTTCGCTCCATTCTCCGCCGCCAGCGCAACACGAACGTCCTCCTCGGCGAGGTCACCGGCTTCGACCTCGGGGCCAAGACCGTGTCCCTCCGCGACGGGGCGACGGTGCCCTTCGACACGCTCGTGCTCGCCACCGGGGCCACGCACACGTACTTCGGCCACGACGACTGGGCCGACCTGGCCCCGGGGCTGAAGACGGTCGAGGACGCCACCGAGATCCGCCGGCGGGTGCTGAGTGCGTTCGAGCGGGCCGAGCGCGAGCCGGACCCGAAGGCCCGCGAGCGGCTCCTCACGTTCGTCGTCGTCGGCGGCGGGCCGACCGGCGTCGAGATGGCCGGCGCGATCAGCGAGCTGGCCCGCCAGACGCTCCGCAACGACTTCCGCGCCATCAACCCTCGTGACTCCCGCATCATCCTCGTGGAGGGCCAGACGCGCGTGCTCGGGGCGTTCCACGAGAAGCTGTCCGCGTACGCGCTCAACGCCCTGCACAAGCTCGGCATCGAGGTCCGGCTCGACTGCCACGTCGTCGGCGTGCAGGCCGACCAGGTCGAGGTCAAGGCCGACCGCCCGGACGCGGTCGCCGCCGCCATCCCCACCGAGACCGTCATCTGGGCCGCGGGGGTGAAGGCGAGCGGCCTCGGCAAGCTCCTCGCCGACGCCGTGGGCGGCGTGCCGACGGACCGCCCCGGCCGCGTGACGGTGAACCCCGACTGCACCGTCGGCAGCCGGTCGGACGTGTTCGTGCTCGGCGACCTGGCCGTGCAGACGGGCGCGGACGGGAAGCCGCTGCCGGGCGTGGCCCCGGTGGCGATGCAGCAGGGCGACTACGTGGGCGGCGTGATCGCGGCCCGGCTGAAGGGCGACACGTCGCCGCCGCGGCCGTTCAAGTACTGGGACAAGGGGAGCATGGCGACGATCGGCATGGCGAAGGCGGTGGCCGAGACGAACGGCCTGCGGCTGACGGGCGTGCTGGCGTGGCTGGCGTGGCTGTTCATCCACATCCTCTACCTGGCCCGCTTCGAGAACCGCGTCCTGGTGCTGTGGCAGTGGGCGTTCAACTACTTCACCCGCAACCGGGCGGCGCGCCTGATCACGGGTGAGAACGCGGCCAACCCCGCCGAGCCGCACCGGGCCGTGCCGCCGGGCGAGGCCGTGGTGAAGGGGTGA
- a CDS encoding PDZ domain-containing protein — MTRRRLALLAAIAVVLPAAAQDADEAAEKAVRTAAGRAAPSVVMIHTAGGLDAVAGGKDPKGKTIFIGRGTGATTGVVVGADGYVVTSSFNFANKPTDIFVTVPGKEREVATVVGTDFSRMLTLLKIKSTGLPVPAAVPKAEVKIGQTALALGRALDPTPTSAPSVSVGVVSAKNRLYGRAIQSDAKFSPANYGGPLVALDGRVLGVIVPASPQGEGETAGFEWYDSGIGFVIPFEDVLAKLPALKEKKELRRGLLGFNPDPKTGTYAEPPVVAAVQPDSAAARAGLQVGDTIVKADGRPVPHFSALQHLLGPKYEGDAVKLTVKRGDKEIELPPATLLGSSPAYVNAFLGILPIRSATVAGVGVRYVYPNSAAAAAGMKAGDRILFASRDKAQVPVKDRASLATFLSQMAPGTEVGIDVIRKEGSKTVTLKAKLTPVPDFIPEKVPLVGAAPAARANEAFVAAFQDDPFAPKKKDAKKADTGLLERTDAVTGRKHWVYVPDNYDPAVPHGLLVWLHPAGAGGPRDAETMIKSFRPFCESSRTILLGPKAEAAEGWTPSESETVLADVNRVMSEYAIDKARVVAHGLGRGGQMAYYLGFQARDVFRGVAPVGATLGNPPRDNVATQPLSFFVAAGGRDPELKEIEAGKAQLDEKRFPISYRLMKDAGKEYLDGPTFAEFLAWLDAIDRL; from the coding sequence ATGACCCGCCGCCGCCTCGCCCTGCTCGCCGCGATCGCTGTCGTGCTGCCCGCCGCGGCGCAGGACGCCGACGAGGCCGCCGAGAAGGCCGTCCGCACCGCCGCCGGCCGCGCCGCCCCGTCGGTCGTGATGATCCACACCGCCGGCGGCCTCGACGCCGTCGCCGGCGGGAAGGACCCGAAGGGTAAGACCATCTTCATCGGCCGCGGCACCGGCGCAACCACCGGCGTCGTGGTCGGGGCCGACGGGTACGTCGTCACCAGTTCGTTCAACTTCGCCAACAAGCCCACCGACATCTTCGTCACCGTGCCCGGCAAGGAGCGCGAGGTGGCTACGGTCGTCGGCACCGACTTCAGCCGGATGCTGACGCTGCTCAAGATCAAGTCGACCGGCCTGCCCGTGCCCGCGGCGGTGCCGAAGGCCGAGGTGAAGATCGGCCAGACTGCCCTCGCCCTCGGCCGCGCCCTCGACCCGACGCCGACCAGCGCCCCGTCGGTGAGTGTCGGCGTGGTGAGCGCCAAGAACCGCCTGTACGGCCGGGCCATCCAGTCGGACGCGAAGTTTTCGCCGGCCAACTACGGCGGCCCGCTCGTGGCGCTCGACGGTCGCGTGCTCGGCGTCATCGTGCCGGCGTCGCCGCAGGGCGAGGGCGAGACGGCCGGGTTCGAGTGGTACGACTCCGGCATCGGCTTCGTCATCCCGTTCGAGGACGTGCTCGCGAAGCTGCCGGCGCTGAAGGAGAAGAAGGAACTCCGCCGCGGGCTCCTCGGGTTTAACCCCGACCCGAAGACCGGCACCTACGCCGAGCCGCCGGTGGTCGCGGCGGTGCAGCCGGACTCGGCCGCGGCCCGCGCCGGGCTCCAGGTCGGCGACACCATCGTGAAGGCCGACGGGCGGCCGGTGCCGCACTTCTCGGCCCTCCAGCACCTGCTCGGGCCGAAGTACGAGGGCGACGCCGTCAAGCTGACCGTGAAGCGCGGCGACAAGGAGATCGAGTTGCCGCCCGCGACGCTGCTCGGCAGCTCGCCCGCGTACGTGAACGCCTTCCTCGGTATCCTGCCGATCCGCAGCGCCACCGTGGCCGGCGTCGGCGTTCGCTACGTGTACCCGAACAGCGCCGCGGCCGCCGCCGGCATGAAGGCCGGCGACCGCATCCTGTTCGCCTCCCGCGACAAGGCGCAGGTGCCGGTCAAGGACCGCGCCAGCCTCGCCACCTTCCTCAGCCAGATGGCCCCCGGCACCGAGGTCGGCATCGACGTGATCCGTAAGGAGGGGAGCAAGACGGTGACGCTGAAGGCCAAGCTCACGCCGGTCCCGGACTTCATCCCCGAGAAGGTGCCACTGGTCGGGGCCGCGCCGGCGGCCCGCGCGAACGAGGCCTTCGTCGCCGCGTTCCAGGACGACCCGTTCGCCCCGAAGAAGAAGGACGCGAAGAAGGCCGACACCGGGCTGCTGGAGCGGACCGACGCGGTGACCGGCCGGAAGCACTGGGTGTACGTGCCGGACAACTACGACCCCGCGGTGCCGCACGGCCTGCTCGTGTGGCTCCACCCTGCCGGGGCCGGTGGCCCGCGCGACGCCGAGACCATGATCAAGAGCTTCCGCCCGTTCTGCGAGAGCTCGCGGACCATCCTCCTGGGGCCGAAGGCGGAGGCGGCCGAGGGGTGGACGCCGAGCGAGAGCGAGACGGTGCTGGCGGACGTGAACCGCGTGATGAGCGAGTACGCGATCGACAAGGCGCGCGTGGTGGCGCACGGCCTCGGCCGCGGCGGCCAGATGGCGTACTACCTCGGTTTCCAGGCACGCGACGTGTTCCGCGGCGTGGCCCCCGTCGGCGCCACGCTCGGCAACCCGCCGCGGGACAACGTGGCGACCCAGCCGCTGAGCTTCTTCGTGGCCGCCGGCGGCCGCGACCCGGAACTGAAAGAGATCGAGGCCGGCAAGGCGCAGCTGGACGAGAAGCGCTTCCCCATCAGCTACCGGCTGATGAAGGACGCCGGCAAGGAGTACCTGGACGGGCCGACGTTCGCCGAGTTCCTGGCCTGGTTGGATGCGATCGACCGGCTGTAA
- the pstC gene encoding phosphate ABC transporter permease subunit PstC, which produces MSPPAAPAPSSLPEVVFQGLTRAAGVGILVLVASLVAVLLHDAWPVLSRAGEYRLFTSSEWVPKPAGGGSPVYGVLAFVWGTVVTSVLAMVIAVPLGVASAAYMSEIAPPWVKKVGAFLIELLAAIPSVVYGFWGLFFLAPLIQKAFDAVGGPNTGGNGVVAAGLILAIMVLPYITAIGYDVCQAVPRSQREGSLALGATRWQTIWNVVLPYARPGIIAASFLALGRALGETMAVTMLIGNQAVIDASPFALGDSIASRIANQLNEADTPDFRSALVALGLVLFAVTAAFNVTARLLLRQLVGGPRVRRHETGDRRQETGNPNPTAASSTSDATSTEPSGSADSVLSPVPRTTPPVSRAGLWDKVMTGVLAAGLVATIVPLFLILGYITVRGASAVDATLFTEWTRAPLTDTQYEQYQAWQDNRAEYPKTETGRNVRRGGLGNAMVGSLMIVTIATLLAVPFALMAAVYLAEARRSRVAAAVRFVTELLGGVPSIVIGIFAYAVLVYPFWYPSPFGFNAWAGAFALAVMMIPIIVRSAEESMKLVPENIRQASYALGASRMQTTLRVILPAALPAIVTGVFLAVGRIAGETAPLLLTAGGSDQWPVTVDGTFPFLHARPASQTAFLPGNIFNYSRSPYADWRDQAWGGAVVLLAVVMVLNIGIRLAAGKRVVAAARAD; this is translated from the coding sequence ATGAGCCCGCCCGCCGCCCCGGCCCCGTCGTCACTGCCCGAGGTCGTCTTCCAGGGGCTCACGCGCGCCGCCGGCGTCGGCATCCTGGTTCTGGTCGCGTCGCTCGTCGCCGTCCTGCTGCACGACGCCTGGCCGGTCCTCTCGCGGGCCGGCGAGTACCGGCTGTTCACCAGCTCCGAGTGGGTGCCGAAGCCGGCCGGCGGTGGCAGCCCCGTATACGGCGTTCTCGCGTTCGTGTGGGGCACCGTCGTCACCTCCGTGCTCGCCATGGTCATCGCCGTGCCGCTGGGCGTGGCGAGCGCGGCGTACATGTCGGAGATCGCCCCGCCGTGGGTCAAGAAGGTCGGCGCCTTTCTGATCGAGTTGCTCGCCGCGATCCCGAGCGTGGTGTACGGCTTCTGGGGCTTGTTCTTCCTCGCGCCGCTGATCCAGAAGGCGTTCGACGCCGTCGGCGGCCCGAACACCGGCGGCAACGGCGTCGTCGCGGCCGGGCTCATCCTGGCCATCATGGTCCTGCCGTACATCACGGCGATCGGCTACGACGTGTGCCAGGCGGTTCCGCGTAGCCAGCGCGAGGGGAGTCTCGCGCTCGGGGCCACGCGCTGGCAGACGATCTGGAACGTGGTGCTCCCCTACGCCCGGCCCGGCATCATCGCGGCGTCGTTCCTGGCGCTCGGCCGGGCGCTCGGCGAGACGATGGCCGTGACCATGCTGATCGGCAACCAGGCGGTCATCGACGCCTCCCCGTTCGCGCTCGGCGATTCGATCGCCAGCCGCATCGCCAACCAGCTGAACGAGGCCGACACGCCCGACTTCCGCTCCGCCCTCGTGGCGCTGGGGCTGGTGCTGTTCGCGGTGACGGCGGCGTTCAACGTGACGGCCCGCCTCCTGCTGCGGCAGCTGGTGGGCGGGCCGCGGGTCAGGAGGCATGAGACGGGAGACAGGAGGCAGGAGACAGGGAACCCGAACCCGACAGCTGCCAGCTCCACGTCGGATGCGACGAGCACTGAGCCGAGCGGGAGTGCCGATTCGGTCTTGTCTCCAGTCCCCCGTACCACGCCTCCGGTCTCTCGCGCCGGGCTGTGGGACAAGGTCATGACCGGCGTGCTGGCCGCGGGGCTGGTCGCCACCATCGTGCCGCTGTTCCTCATCCTCGGGTACATCACCGTCCGCGGGGCGTCGGCCGTGGACGCCACGCTGTTCACCGAGTGGACCCGCGCCCCGCTCACCGACACGCAGTACGAGCAGTACCAGGCGTGGCAGGACAACCGGGCCGAGTACCCGAAGACCGAGACGGGCCGGAACGTCCGCCGCGGCGGCCTCGGCAACGCCATGGTCGGCAGCCTCATGATCGTCACCATCGCCACGCTGCTGGCGGTGCCGTTCGCGCTGATGGCCGCCGTGTACCTCGCCGAGGCGCGACGCAGCCGGGTGGCCGCCGCCGTACGCTTCGTCACCGAGTTGCTCGGCGGCGTGCCGTCGATCGTGATCGGCATCTTCGCGTACGCGGTGCTGGTGTACCCGTTCTGGTACCCGAGCCCGTTCGGGTTCAACGCCTGGGCCGGGGCGTTCGCGCTGGCGGTGATGATGATCCCGATCATCGTCCGGAGTGCGGAAGAGTCGATGAAGCTGGTGCCGGAGAACATCCGGCAGGCGAGCTACGCCCTGGGCGCGTCGCGGATGCAGACGACGCTGCGGGTCATCCTCCCGGCGGCGCTGCCGGCGATCGTGACGGGCGTGTTCCTGGCCGTCGGCCGCATCGCCGGCGAGACGGCGCCGCTGTTGCTGACCGCCGGCGGCAGCGACCAGTGGCCGGTCACGGTGGACGGCACCTTCCCGTTCCTGCACGCGCGGCCGGCGTCGCAGACGGCGTTCCTGCCGGGGAACATCTTCAACTACTCGCGCAGCCCCTACGCCGACTGGCGCGACCAGGCCTGGGGTGGGGCGGTCGTGCTGCTGGCGGTCGTGATGGTGCTCAACATCGGCATCCGCCTCGCGGCCGGGAAGCGGGTGGTGGCAGCGGCGCGGGCGGACTGA
- a CDS encoding DinB family protein: protein MSQTAHEAITAGYRMGGQLVHRMTHDLTPAEFAHQPVPGANSAAWVVGHLAVTLWRTADRLGAPDLAPLPPGLLESFTQTGKPAGDQSSLVDPAALLALFDTCLAKVIDAVPTIPAAKLTEPATRPGFATTFGEGVLFGALHIAMHTGQLSIIRRSLGKPPVV, encoded by the coding sequence ATGAGCCAAACAGCCCACGAGGCGATTACCGCGGGCTACCGCATGGGCGGGCAGCTCGTCCACCGCATGACGCACGACCTGACGCCGGCCGAGTTCGCGCACCAACCCGTGCCGGGGGCGAACTCCGCGGCGTGGGTCGTCGGCCACCTCGCCGTCACGCTTTGGCGCACCGCCGACCGCCTCGGCGCCCCCGACCTCGCGCCACTGCCGCCGGGCCTGCTCGAATCCTTCACCCAGACCGGCAAACCCGCCGGCGACCAGTCCTCCCTCGTCGACCCCGCCGCGCTGCTCGCGCTGTTCGACACCTGCCTCGCGAAGGTCATCGACGCCGTGCCAACGATCCCCGCCGCGAAGCTGACCGAACCCGCGACGCGGCCCGGGTTCGCAACCACGTTCGGCGAAGGCGTTCTGTTCGGGGCGCTCCACATCGCCATGCACACCGGACAACTGTCGATCATCCGCCGCAGCCTCGGCAAGCCCCCGGTGGTGTGA